The following are from one region of the Channa argus isolate prfri chromosome 6, Channa argus male v1.0, whole genome shotgun sequence genome:
- the LOC137128376 gene encoding S-arrestin-like, protein MSPKHVIFKKVSRDKAVVVYMAKRDFVDHCDFVDPVDGVIVIDPVQLKGKKVYVMLSCIFRYGREDMDVMGMAFRRDLFLVTRQVYPELQDKEKLTHTKIQQKLLRKLGDNAFPFFFEFPDNLPCSVALQPGPSDVGKKCAVEFEVKAFCGENQNERIDKQSSVRLSIRKVQFSPEDSKVVPVADSTFEFLMSEKPLHVKMSLPKETFYHGEPVKVNIEITNSSSRNIKDISVSVEQVTNVVLYSNDKYIKSVAKEETSDSVPSGTSLKTEYTLYPQLAHNKDRRGLALDGRLKHEDTNLASSSIVKQEVLKEVLGILVSYKVVLRMMASGTVGSSDVSLEVPFRLMHPRPEPVKDGESDEMLFEDFKRACLKGVIYGDDDESPSEA, encoded by the exons ATGAGTCCTAAACACGTAATCTTTAAGAAAGTTTCCCGCGACAAGGCG gTGGTGGTCTACATGGCCAAGAGGGACTTTGTGGATCACTGTGACTTTGTGGATCCAGTTG aTGGAGTTATTGTGATCGACCCGGTGCAgctaaaaggaaagaaag TGTACGTCATGCTGTCCTGTATATTTCGGTACGGCCGTGAGGACATGGATGTGATGGGCATGGCCTTCAGGAGGGACTTGTTCCTGGTGACCCGGCAGGTATACCCCGAGCTGCAGGACAAAGAGAAGCTGACTCACACTAAGATCCAGCAGAAACTGCTGCGAAAGCTAGGAGACAATGCCTTCCCCTTCTTCTTTGAG TTTCCAGACAATCTGCCTTGTTCAGTTGCTCTACAGCCCGGACCGTCTGATGTGGGGAAG AAATGTGCAGTGGAGTTTGAGGTGAAAGCTTTCTGTGGTGAAAACCAGAATGAAAGGATTGACAAACA GAGTTCAGTTAGACTCAGCATTCGTAAGGTCCAGTTCAGCCCAGAGGACAGTAAAGTTGTTCCAGTGGCTGACAGCACATTCGAGTTCCTGATGTCTGAGAAACCTCTGCATGTCAAAATGAGCTTGCCCAAAGAG aCATTTTACCACGGTGAACCAGTCAAAGTAAACATTGAAATCACCAACTCATCCAGCAGGAACATCAAAGACATCAGCGTGTCAG TCGAGCAGGTGACCAATGTTGTTCTTTACTCCAACGACAAATACATCAAATCTGTGGCCAAAGAGGAGACAAG tgacTCGGTTCCCTCTGGTACGAGTCTGAAGACAGAATACACACTCTATCCTCAGCTGGCTCACAACAAAGACCGGAGAGGACTCGCTCTGGATGGACGCCTCAAACATGAAGACACCAACCTGGCTTCATCCAGCAT tgtgaagCAGGAGGTGCTGAAGGAGGTTCTGGGGATTCTGGTCTCCTATAAAGTGGTGCTGAGGATGATGGCCTCAGG CACAGTTGGATCAAG TGACGTGTCTCTGGAGGTTCCTTTCAGACTGATGCATCCTAGACCTGAACCAG TCAAAGATGG GGAATCGGATGAGATGTTGTTTGAGGACTTCAAACGAGCCTGCCTGAAGGGGGTCATCTATGGAGATGACGATGAGTCGCCATCTGAAGCCTGA